Below is a window of Humulus lupulus chromosome 2, drHumLupu1.1, whole genome shotgun sequence DNA.
GTGGAACGAGACATCATCCTCGACGGAATTagaattttcttaaaaaaatggttaccaaaataataataaaaaagacaGAAATTCTCTCACAAAAATGCCCATATAGAATAAATAAACTTATACAAAAAATATGGGATACAGAAcaaatattttgataaatatgggaaaacaaaacccataaaaaagtaaaacaacaaaaaaaaccataaaaaatgcacacacaaaaaaaagccatatttatcAAAATTTATTGAATTTTCCCATATTTCATGTAAATTCCTCTTTATAATTTAAGATTGTATGGATTGCTGGATGGCCCTGTTTTGTTCTTGGGTAGATTTTGTCATTTTGTGATGGGATCATTTTGTCCAAGGCTCAATAGCTTATATGACTCaaactagagctgtaaatgtgggccggcccggcccacattttcgtgcctccgGTAAATTTGGGTCGGGCCGGGCCGGGCCGTGTCGGGCCGACCCACTTTCCTTATTTGGGCCagcccactttctatattcgggcccaaatttgggctcACTTTATTTTTGCCAAAAAATGTAAAGATGGAGAATTGACCCCTCaacctcctctttaaccatcaatggacttatcaccaaaccaaatacatttgtttgtttaaattataattttagatattgttatatactttttaacaatattttacacaaaattatatcaaagataataattagaattttaatacctactaataaatgctaaatttaactcacaaatcttaaaataaattaatataattataaaaatataaacattgagaaaaataagacttctattatcattttaatttattaataattgacaaataaaaatttattatgattattaatatcaaaatatcgggttttttatcgtgtcgtgctttcgggctaatTTGTTCGTGCTTTTgtgtcgtgccgtgccgtgccaaatttcaattcgtgtcgtgcctggcccatgcccatattttttcgtgccgtgtcgtgctcgtgcctcccgggctcgtgccggtttcgtgccgtgctagaaagtccggcccgtatttacagctttAACTCAAACTGCTACAATGAAGTTCTTATTGGTAGAAAGAGATgttattttaattgaatttgtgcATTTTAATTAGATGGCCACATGTGAACATTTAAAATTcggactttttttttttgtaacaaaagAACAATTCTCATTATTAAAATAAAGTGCTAAGACAGTTGAAGTCACCACGACCCTCAACATCATTTTCTACGTTAAGACGACAAAATCAAGATTGGAAGCCCAATGCAAGTTGAGCCGAAATTTATGCTTCTTTTAGagtaaaataacttaaaaatactTCACCAAAAACATGTCAGGAAAAAGCCATCACACGTTTTAAAAATGACTCCAACTCGCGTCACTAGATCAATATTCATAACAAGGGCTACATTCATCGTGAATAAATGTGCACTTTTTTTTTTCGCTAGTTCAACGCCATCTGTAATTACAAGTGTCATCAATCTTATAACCTATAAATAATCAAACCTTAACTCACTGTTGTAAACCAAACTTGTTCTCGTTCTTCATTTGCCACGTATTCACTCGTCACACGTGACAACACCTCAATCAACTATATGGACAtaccctgttttttttttttggaacaaaTAATAGACTTGTCCTTTAGTTCAGAACAAGAGCTCTACATACACTGAAAAGCCAAAAGAATCCATACACTGAAAAACccaattaagagaagaagaaaatgagTCAGGAACAGCCACGGAGGACTCAAAGCGACCCAGAACCGACCAAATACGGCGTCGTTTTCAACGTATCGAATGAACTCACAGAGAAACCTATTGCTTCCCTGGACGCTTCCATGAAGCAAACTGCTGAATCGACCATATTGGGCCAGACCCAGAAGAGCGGTCCAGTCTGTACGATGCTGCAGGCCTCAGCGGACCAAATTGAAGGAGCCAGCGTTGTTGGCCACGTGGACGTCTCCGACGTGGCTAGAGCCGAAGGTGTTACCGTTACGGAAACTGACGTGCCTGGATACCGGACAGTGACCGAATCAGTCGGTGGACAGGCCAGAAGTATATATAATTATCTTTACATGGTTGAAATTAATTAACTTtcacttatttttatttttaataggttGTTGATCCGTATGGTCAGTCGATGGCCACAGCTCTGCTGAGTGAGGTGAGTGCATTAACAATAGAAGACGCTCTAGAAGCGACGGCGAAGATCCTTAGGCATAAGACGGTAGACCAAAGAGACGCGGCGGCGATTCAAGCTGCGGAGGCTAGAGCGACGGGCAGTAATGTCGtaacaccaggtggcctcgccgCCATGGCTCAGTCAACGGCGACATTCAATTACGGTATCGATCTTGGCGAGAAATACAAGTTTAAGCTCGGAGATATTCTCACCGTACGTTTTTACATTCCTAATTTctttatataataaatcaatactgtatatatatatagtacgtTTAATATACACATATTCATACGTACATAGGGCGCGACTACGAAACTGCCGGTTGACAAGGCGGCGACACGGCAGGATGCTGAAGTGGTAGAGAATGCAGAGATGCAGAACAACCCGAATCAGACGACACAGCCAGGCGGAGTAGCGGCGTCTGTGAAGGCAGCTGCTAGACTCAACGAAACTGGTCGTATATGACTTAATTTGCGTGCGACTTCTTTTCTTTCGCCTTCACCTAGGATGGGGTTtggttatttatttctttttgtttttcgtTTTTATGTGTGTGTGATATAATTATTAAAGGTATATATACGTAGTGTAATATGCTtgctatatgtatatataatattgtataaTATGATGTATACAAGAGTGGacttatatctcttttatataataattggGTTGGCAATGGAGATTTTAAATGGTTAGtttaacgaaatatttttatatttaacttaatatttttatatttagtgataatttgtaaatacttaaaattaaataaataattaaaaaatttgaaatgaaatattttacaataataattatttaaaaacaataaataattaaacaaaaataggatatttttcatatattttacaataataattattttaaaataataaataattaaataaattaaaatatgatatttttaaaatattttaaaatgataattatttaaaaataataaaattatacgttttataacttaaataaaatttaattaaacttaaaccaaattattaaaataatattatattaaatatataatataatatactgcAACAActtgcttttttaaaaaaaactaacaagaaacttaaatttaaaatccacgtataatatttaatattacattaaatatataatatataatttcttcttgttattcctaaattcaaaaactataataaatataatcttaaacaaaaataaataaattattttattaaaataagatatttattttaaaattgatatgatattaatataaatttaataaaaa
It encodes the following:
- the LOC133816635 gene encoding late embryogenesis abundant protein D-34-like codes for the protein MSQEQPRRTQSDPEPTKYGVVFNVSNELTEKPIASLDASMKQTAESTILGQTQKSGPVCTMLQASADQIEGASVVGHVDVSDVARAEGVTVTETDVPGYRTVTESVGGQVVDPYGQSMATALLSEVSALTIEDALEATAKILRHKTVDQRDAAAIQAAEARATGSNVVTPGGLAAMAQSTATFNYGIDLGEKYKFKLGDILTGATTKLPVDKAATRQDAEVVENAEMQNNPNQTTQPGGVAASVKAAARLNETGRI